The sequence GCCGGCGTGGTTGCCAAGGTCATCGAGTAATCAACAACGTTCCGGGCGGCGCATGCCGCGTCGCCCTCGCTCTTTGGAATCTACTATGCAAAGCCAAAAAATCCGTATCCGCCTGAAGGCCTTCGACTATCGTCTGATCGACCAGTCGGCACTCGAGATTGTCGAGACGGCCAAGCGTACCGGTGCCGTGGTCCGTGGCCCTGTGCCGCTGCCCACCCGCATCGAGCGTTATGACGTGCTGCGTTCGCCGCACGTCAACAAGGCATCGCGTGACCAGTTCGAAATCCGTACGCATCAGCGCCTGATGGACATTGTTGATCCGACGGAAAAGACGGTTGACGCCCTGATGAAGCTCGATCTGCCCGCCGGCGTCGACGTGGAAATCAAGTTGCAGTAATTCTTGGCTTGTGTTCTGTGCGCCTGGGCCGGTATAATCCGGCCCTTGCGTTTTTCGCGCAAAATCTTTACGGCCCCGGTCAATCGCAACCGGGATTTGGGAGAATAAAATGAGTCTAGGCCTTGTAGGTCGCAAGGTCGGCATGACTCGCATATTCACCGACGATGGTCAAACCATCCCGGTGACTGTGCTTGACATGTCCGACAACCGCGTTAGCCAGATCAAGACCGCTGAGACCGACGGCTACACCGCCGTCCAGGTTGCCTTCGGCAAGCGTCGTGCTAGCCGTGTGGGCAAACCGCTCGCGGGTCATCTTGCCAAAGCTGGTGTTGAAGCCAGCCGGCTCCTTCAGGAATTCCGTGTTGACGCTTCGGCGCTCGACGGCGTCAAGCCGGGCGATGTGCTGACGGTCGACATGTTCGGC comes from Denitromonas sp. and encodes:
- the rpsJ gene encoding 30S ribosomal protein S10: MQSQKIRIRLKAFDYRLIDQSALEIVETAKRTGAVVRGPVPLPTRIERYDVLRSPHVNKASRDQFEIRTHQRLMDIVDPTEKTVDALMKLDLPAGVDVEIKLQ